In the Peptoclostridium acidaminophilum DSM 3953 genome, one interval contains:
- the ybeY gene encoding rRNA maturation RNase YbeY, with protein MNIEITNAQDKVKFEEDLKGKIRSVVEESLKHEGWGTHYEVSILFVDNEEIKRLNSEFRGIDRPTDVLSFPLIGKDEKDEFLEDNLLGDIVISLERALEQSREYGHSFEREIAFLVCHSMFHLMGYDHDNDERAKEMRGKEEMVLSSLGIVREMNEK; from the coding sequence TTGAATATTGAGATTACAAATGCCCAGGATAAGGTGAAATTTGAAGAAGACCTCAAGGGCAAGATAAGGTCTGTTGTTGAGGAATCTTTAAAACATGAGGGCTGGGGAACGCATTATGAAGTCAGCATACTTTTTGTTGACAATGAAGAGATAAAAAGATTAAACAGCGAATTCAGGGGGATTGACAGGCCGACGGATGTGCTCTCTTTTCCGCTTATAGGCAAGGACGAAAAAGATGAGTTCCTGGAGGACAACCTTCTGGGGGACATAGTAATATCGCTTGAAAGGGCTCTTGAGCAGAGCAGAGAATATGGCCACAGTTTCGAACGTGAGATTGCATTTCTTGTGTGCCACAGCATGTTCCACCTGATGGGCTATGATCATGACAATGATGAAAGAGCTAAGGAGATGCGGGGAAAAGAGGAGATGGTTCTTTCTTCGCTGGGAATAGTGAGGGAGATGAATGAAAAATAA
- a CDS encoding diacylglycerol kinase, giving the protein MKNKSISSSFDNAIKGIIVALRSERNLRLHIFAAAIAVMLSILLGLSKLEIAAVLFSISLVISLELVNTAIEKAVDLFTSEYSEMAGFVKDVSAAAVMVAAINAAAIGYLVFFDKLLALPLTGLDSIIEIDINILIIALAINIALVIGLKLFFKRGSYIKGGFPSGHSAVAFSVATAIAMSEEKLLASALAFVLALIVSESRVHSNIHTRMEAVAGAAIGILITVILFKLLR; this is encoded by the coding sequence ATGAAAAATAAAAGCATTTCAAGCAGCTTTGACAATGCGATAAAGGGCATAATAGTGGCCTTAAGGAGCGAGAGGAATCTCAGGCTACATATTTTCGCGGCTGCTATTGCGGTAATGCTCAGCATATTGCTTGGCTTGTCTAAACTTGAAATTGCTGCAGTCCTTTTTTCAATATCACTTGTGATATCTCTTGAACTGGTAAACACGGCGATTGAAAAAGCCGTGGATCTTTTTACGAGCGAATACAGTGAAATGGCTGGATTTGTAAAGGATGTATCGGCCGCAGCTGTAATGGTGGCTGCAATAAATGCAGCAGCGATAGGCTACCTTGTTTTTTTTGACAAGCTGCTGGCGCTTCCGCTTACAGGACTTGACAGTATTATTGAAATCGATATCAATATTTTGATTATAGCGCTTGCAATCAATATTGCCCTGGTAATAGGGCTGAAGCTGTTTTTCAAAAGAGGCAGTTATATCAAGGGGGGATTTCCAAGCGGGCATTCAGCAGTTGCATTTTCTGTTGCAACTGCAATAGCAATGTCCGAGGAAAAGCTCCTTGCATCTGCGTTGGCCTTTGTATTAGCCCTTATAGTTTCAGAAAGCAGGGTGCATTCAAACATACACACCAGGATGGAGGCTGTCGCAGGCGCTGCCATAGGGATACTTATCACAGTCATATTGTTCAAACTTCTAAGATAG
- a CDS encoding GatB/YqeY domain-containing protein translates to MALKDQLMDDLKQSMKDKDNLKKSVITLIRSAIKQYEVDNRVEADDDKVIDTISKQLKQRRDSLVEFEKAQREDLVDQTKKEIDVLVSYLPEQMSAEEVKSIVVQTISETGASSVKDMGRLMAALMPKLKGKADGKLINEIAKELLQ, encoded by the coding sequence ATGGCCCTTAAAGACCAGCTAATGGACGACTTAAAGCAGTCCATGAAAGACAAGGACAATCTTAAGAAATCTGTAATTACGCTTATAAGGTCAGCAATAAAGCAGTACGAGGTGGATAACAGAGTTGAGGCTGATGACGATAAGGTCATTGACACAATATCCAAGCAGCTGAAACAAAGAAGAGATTCCCTTGTTGAATTTGAAAAAGCTCAGAGGGAAGATCTTGTAGATCAGACTAAAAAAGAAATAGATGTTTTGGTATCTTATCTCCCGGAACAAATGAGCGCAGAAGAAGTAAAAAGCATAGTTGTGCAGACTATAAGCGAAACAGGAGCCTCATCGGTGAAAGACATGGGAAGGCTTATGGCCGCCTTGATGCCCAAGCTGAAGGGCAAAGCTGATGGAAAGCTCATAAACGAAATAGCAAAAGAATTATTACAATAG
- a CDS encoding helix-turn-helix transcriptional regulator, with product MIKIQLTDRQLKIIEIVKQSGPITSEQIATLLSVTRATLRPDLAILTMSGILDARPKVGYFYVGIDENNLIAKKLRSKKVEDLMSLPVVVGEEATVYDTIVTIFLEDTGSVFVTDGGFLTGVVSRKDLLKNAIGGIDINKIPVGIIMTRRPNIVMAFPDENISDVARKIIEHEVDSVPVVEHVKREDGKEGYKILGKISKINIARFFVELAGE from the coding sequence GTGATTAAAATACAATTGACAGACAGGCAGTTGAAGATTATAGAAATTGTCAAGCAAAGCGGCCCTATTACTAGTGAGCAGATAGCGACACTGCTAAGTGTCACTAGGGCGACGTTGCGTCCAGACCTTGCGATACTTACAATGTCAGGCATACTGGATGCAAGGCCCAAGGTGGGATATTTCTATGTGGGCATAGATGAAAACAACCTTATAGCCAAGAAGCTAAGGTCCAAAAAAGTGGAGGATCTTATGAGTCTCCCTGTGGTTGTCGGCGAGGAGGCCACGGTGTACGATACGATAGTGACAATATTCCTAGAGGATACAGGAAGCGTATTTGTCACAGATGGGGGATTCCTGACAGGAGTAGTTTCAAGAAAGGACCTGCTCAAAAATGCTATAGGCGGAATTGACATAAACAAGATTCCCGTGGGTATAATAATGACCAGGAGGCCCAACATAGTAATGGCTTTTCCTGATGAGAACATATCAGACGTGGCTCGAAAAATAATAGAGCACGAGGTCGATTCAGTCCCTGTAGTTGAGCATGTCAAGAGAGAGGACGGAAAAGAAGGCTACAAGATTTTGGGGAAAATTTCAAAGATAAATATAGCTAGATTTTTCGTTGAGCTAGCAGGAGAATAA
- the floA gene encoding flotillin-like protein FloA (flotillin-like protein involved in membrane lipid rafts) produces the protein MAYLGSILLVGIILIFLSLFFSFIPVGLWITALFSGVKVSILTLVGMRFRRVAPSRIVGPMIKATKAGLDLSIDKLEAHYLAGGDVDSVVNALIAAQRANIELGFEQAAAIDLAGRDVLQAVQVSVNPKVIETPKIAAVAKNGIEVIARARVTVRANIGRLVGGAGEETIIARVGEGIVTTVGSAETHKMVLENPDRISRTVLEKGLDAGTAFEILSIDIADVDVGRNIGAQLQTDQAEADKKIAQAKAEERRAMAIAKEQEMKAMVEEMRAKVVEAEAQVPLAIAEAFRSGNLGVMDYYNMKNVMADTIMRESISGTAGSRTDKPEDKK, from the coding sequence ATGGCATACTTAGGTTCAATACTATTAGTTGGAATAATCCTCATATTTTTGTCGCTGTTTTTCAGCTTCATACCTGTAGGACTGTGGATTACGGCCTTGTTTTCAGGTGTAAAGGTTTCGATACTCACACTCGTGGGCATGAGATTCAGGCGCGTAGCCCCATCGAGAATAGTAGGTCCTATGATAAAGGCTACAAAAGCTGGGCTTGATCTTAGCATAGACAAGCTTGAGGCACACTATTTGGCAGGAGGGGATGTGGACTCCGTTGTAAATGCTCTGATTGCAGCGCAAAGGGCTAACATAGAGCTTGGCTTTGAGCAAGCGGCCGCAATAGATCTGGCAGGAAGAGATGTGCTTCAGGCTGTGCAGGTGAGCGTAAATCCAAAGGTAATAGAGACACCAAAGATTGCGGCAGTTGCAAAAAATGGAATAGAGGTAATAGCGCGCGCCAGAGTGACTGTAAGGGCTAACATAGGCAGACTCGTTGGAGGAGCCGGGGAAGAAACTATAATTGCACGTGTAGGTGAGGGCATAGTAACAACTGTAGGCTCTGCCGAGACTCACAAGATGGTGCTTGAAAATCCGGACAGGATATCAAGGACAGTGCTTGAAAAGGGTCTTGACGCTGGTACGGCATTTGAAATTCTCTCCATAGACATAGCCGATGTGGATGTTGGAAGAAACATAGGAGCTCAGCTTCAGACTGATCAGGCAGAGGCTGACAAGAAGATAGCTCAGGCTAAGGCGGAAGAAAGAAGGGCCATGGCCATAGCCAAGGAGCAGGAAATGAAGGCTATGGTCGAAGAGATGAGAGCGAAGGTTGTGGAAGCCGAGGCGCAGGTGCCTCTTGCCATAGCTGAAGCTTTCAGAAGCGGCAATCTCGGTGTTATGGACTACTACAACATGAAGAATGTAATGGCCGACACGATCATGAGGGAGTCGATTTCAGGAACAGCCGGAAGCAGAACAGATAAGCCTGAAGACAAGAAGTAA
- the recO gene encoding DNA repair protein RecO — translation MFIETDAVVLKNIRYSDSDSILILFTKKLGKVSAIAKGSRRSNSKLLACSQPFTYGSYMLYKSSSMFNISQCDVKDTFFDISKDLKTLSYASYVLNLTKNVVVENQTNNRLFALLLKTLYCYAYKEYDFEYVTRLFELKYLDYIGYRPEVTKCVSCGSKDGIGNLIQPENGSCICSDCASEGQPHMRIDPTTLELMRYITGSEFNICVKAKVSPFIVGQLKKVLRLCLRANVDGYEEQTTY, via the coding sequence ATGTTTATAGAAACTGATGCAGTGGTATTAAAAAACATAAGATATTCAGACTCAGACAGCATACTAATACTTTTCACAAAAAAGCTGGGGAAGGTGTCGGCAATAGCAAAAGGCTCGAGAAGGAGCAACAGCAAGCTGCTTGCGTGTTCACAGCCGTTTACATACGGAAGCTATATGCTCTATAAGTCATCCTCAATGTTTAATATAAGCCAGTGCGATGTCAAGGATACCTTCTTTGATATATCGAAGGACTTGAAAACCCTCTCGTATGCTTCGTATGTGCTCAACCTGACGAAAAACGTGGTGGTCGAGAACCAGACGAACAACCGGCTTTTTGCGCTGCTGCTAAAGACGCTCTACTGCTATGCGTACAAGGAGTATGATTTCGAGTATGTAACGAGACTATTTGAGCTTAAATACCTGGACTACATCGGCTACAGGCCCGAGGTCACAAAATGTGTAAGCTGCGGCAGCAAGGACGGGATAGGCAACTTGATTCAGCCTGAAAATGGAAGCTGCATATGCAGCGATTGTGCCAGCGAGGGCCAGCCTCACATGCGCATAGATCCGACAACACTTGAACTGATGAGATACATCACAGGAAGCGAGTTTAACATCTGCGTCAAGGCCAAGGTGTCGCCATTCATAGTCGGACAGTTAAAAAAGGTTTTGAGACTTTGCCTCAGAGCAAATGTAGATGGCTATGAAGAGCAGACAACCTATTGA
- the rpsU gene encoding 30S ribosomal protein S21 has translation MPAEIKIKENETLDSALRRFKRECATSGILSEIRKREHYEKPSEKRKKLKAGRKKKSK, from the coding sequence ATGCCAGCAGAAATAAAAATCAAAGAGAATGAGACTTTAGATAGCGCTCTTAGAAGATTTAAACGTGAATGTGCTACATCTGGTATACTGTCTGAGATAAGAAAAAGAGAACATTACGAAAAGCCTAGTGAGAAGCGTAAGAAACTAAAGGCCGGAAGAAAAAAGAAAAGCAAATAG
- a CDS encoding PhoH family protein: MVEQKKLEISDENFQRELFGEFDQNIKLIEDALSIHIVLREGNAVIIGEEEAIIKAEKLIDDLSRLVKKGESLNQQNVAYSLEMIKQGYGDEKRSSELLEDTIVIGAKGNPIKPKTFGQKEYIKSIENNDITFGIGPAGTGKTYLAVAMAVRAFKTEQINRIILTRPAVEAGESLGFLPGDLKEKIDPYLKPLYDAFFEIFGADRFNKYMEKGMIEVAPLAFMRGRTLDNAFIILDEAQNTTKEQMKMFLTRLGFGSKAVVTGDITQTDLPSSKKTGLVHAQQVLSDVKGIGFSILTEKDVVRHELVQRIIKAYEKFEIAEERKALKK; the protein is encoded by the coding sequence TTGGTAGAGCAAAAAAAGCTGGAAATCAGCGACGAAAATTTTCAGAGAGAGCTGTTTGGTGAATTTGACCAGAACATAAAGCTTATAGAGGATGCGCTCAGCATACACATAGTCCTCAGGGAAGGCAATGCTGTGATAATAGGGGAAGAAGAGGCTATAATCAAGGCAGAAAAGCTTATTGATGACCTTTCCAGGCTTGTAAAGAAGGGCGAGTCCCTTAATCAGCAGAATGTGGCCTATTCGCTCGAGATGATAAAGCAGGGCTACGGCGATGAAAAGCGTTCGTCTGAGCTTCTTGAAGATACAATAGTAATAGGAGCCAAGGGCAATCCTATAAAGCCAAAGACATTCGGGCAGAAGGAATATATAAAAAGCATCGAAAACAACGACATAACTTTCGGTATTGGGCCGGCAGGTACGGGGAAGACATATTTGGCAGTAGCAATGGCTGTAAGAGCTTTCAAAACGGAGCAGATAAACAGAATAATACTTACAAGGCCTGCGGTTGAGGCGGGGGAAAGCCTGGGTTTTCTTCCGGGAGATCTCAAGGAGAAAATAGATCCATATCTTAAGCCTCTTTATGATGCGTTTTTTGAAATATTCGGGGCGGACAGGTTCAATAAATATATGGAAAAGGGAATGATAGAGGTGGCTCCGCTTGCCTTCATGAGGGGCAGGACGCTTGACAACGCTTTCATAATACTCGATGAAGCTCAAAATACCACGAAAGAGCAGATGAAGATGTTCTTGACAAGGCTGGGGTTTGGCTCAAAGGCCGTTGTGACGGGAGACATAACGCAGACTGACTTGCCTTCATCCAAAAAGACAGGCCTTGTACATGCCCAGCAGGTGCTTTCAGACGTAAAGGGAATAGGTTTTTCAATCCTTACGGAAAAGGATGTAGTAAGGCATGAACTTGTACAAAGGATAATAAAGGCCTATGAAAAATTCGAAATAGCTGAGGAACGAAAGGCCTTAAAAAAATAG
- a CDS encoding NfeD family protein yields the protein MKRLFLCSIAFLVAILVALPSAFTGFAQEKEKVYVINVKSEITPGLFSYIKSSLSKAEEEGASLVLFDIDTYGGRIDSAVNISDVILESDIKTVAYINKRAISAGVLVSISCDNIYMAPGATIGSAETIPATEKNISYWKKQLKTVAEEKGRDTELVMAMADKDIEIEGVVEKGKLLNLTTEEALKLGFIDGKASSRGEVYRSLGIESFSENVVESTPIEDFINIISSSYVAPLLLALGFIGLVVEIITPGFGIGGLLSIIGFSLFFMGSIMGGNAHLLSVVLFIAGIAMLIAEAAAPGFGVFGVLGIAGMVLSIVMASSSLTLALVYMLIALVLTVVVVVLIFKKLPKRKLAKTLLLDTNLSKESGFIPAKEMLEYIDREGRAVSFLRPSGKIEIDNNILDAVSDGEFIQKDELVKVIRVEGSKIIVRKKGEE from the coding sequence ATGAAAAGATTATTTTTATGCAGCATTGCTTTTCTTGTTGCAATTTTGGTGGCGCTTCCGAGCGCTTTCACCGGATTTGCGCAGGAAAAAGAGAAAGTATATGTTATCAATGTAAAAAGCGAAATAACTCCCGGACTTTTCAGCTACATAAAGAGCTCCTTGAGCAAGGCGGAGGAGGAGGGAGCGTCACTTGTGCTGTTTGATATCGATACATATGGCGGCAGGATCGATTCTGCAGTAAACATAAGTGATGTCATACTCGAAAGCGATATTAAGACTGTTGCGTACATAAACAAAAGGGCAATTTCAGCAGGAGTGCTTGTGAGCATATCATGCGACAATATTTACATGGCGCCAGGTGCCACGATTGGCTCGGCCGAGACAATACCGGCTACTGAAAAGAATATATCCTACTGGAAAAAACAGCTCAAGACTGTCGCCGAGGAGAAGGGAAGGGACACTGAGCTTGTGATGGCAATGGCGGACAAGGACATTGAAATCGAAGGAGTGGTTGAAAAGGGCAAGCTGCTCAATCTGACTACGGAAGAGGCACTCAAGCTTGGCTTTATAGACGGCAAGGCTTCATCAAGGGGAGAGGTCTACAGGAGCCTGGGCATAGAGAGCTTCAGCGAAAATGTAGTTGAATCAACGCCCATTGAAGACTTCATAAATATTATAAGCTCTTCATATGTTGCGCCACTCCTGCTTGCACTTGGTTTCATAGGGCTTGTCGTTGAAATCATTACGCCCGGATTTGGAATCGGAGGGCTGCTTAGCATAATAGGCTTTTCTCTCTTTTTCATGGGCTCAATAATGGGGGGAAATGCACACTTGCTTTCAGTTGTTTTGTTTATTGCAGGAATAGCCATGCTCATAGCGGAAGCTGCTGCGCCGGGTTTTGGAGTTTTCGGAGTGCTTGGCATCGCAGGTATGGTGCTCAGCATAGTCATGGCTTCCAGCTCGCTGACACTTGCACTTGTCTATATGCTCATAGCGCTAGTGCTGACTGTTGTGGTAGTTGTGTTAATATTTAAAAAACTGCCAAAGCGAAAGCTGGCAAAGACACTGCTGCTTGATACAAACCTTAGCAAGGAGTCGGGATTCATTCCTGCAAAGGAAATGCTTGAATATATCGACAGAGAAGGACGAGCAGTTTCATTCCTGAGGCCTTCAGGCAAAATCGAGATAGACAACAATATACTAGATGCTGTCTCTGATGGCGAATTCATACAGAAGGATGAATTGGTTAAAGTAATACGGGTCGAAGGAAGCAAAATAATAGTCAGAAAAAAGGGGGAAGAATAA
- the cdd gene encoding cytidine deaminase: MDYQTLLKLAQEAKYRAYAPYSGFRVGAALLTSSGKVYLGCNVECASYAATSCAERTAIVKAVSEGELCFKAIAIASDSKTCTFPCGICRQVIVEFGEDIDIIVGTGEVDLEVFKISELLPKAFTKINIE, encoded by the coding sequence ATGGATTATCAGACACTTTTGAAGCTTGCCCAGGAGGCAAAATATAGAGCTTATGCTCCATATTCCGGATTTAGGGTAGGAGCTGCGCTGCTTACCAGCAGCGGAAAAGTTTACTTGGGCTGCAACGTGGAATGCGCAAGCTATGCAGCCACAAGCTGCGCTGAAAGAACTGCCATAGTCAAAGCGGTATCCGAGGGTGAGCTTTGCTTCAAGGCAATAGCAATAGCTTCTGATTCAAAAACCTGCACTTTCCCGTGCGGAATATGCAGGCAGGTAATAGTCGAGTTCGGTGAGGACATAGACATAATAGTAGGAACAGGCGAGGTGGACTTGGAGGTTTTCAAGATAAGCGAGCTTTTGCCAAAGGCATTTACAAAAATTAATATAGAGTAG
- the mgtE gene encoding magnesium transporter: protein MEDKELFEEKLVEIEALIDSEKIVDLNEYIEEMHPADIAEMMVELPEEKMHKVFQVISWELAAKVLDELDSDMFSKILSLLTSEHKKKLLELMSLDNMVDILAELSEEKRLELINLLDAEDAEDIRELLVYDEDTAGGIMTTEFVSLRKDITIYNAIEHLREHAPDAETIYYVYVVDKNNRLSGVISLRELIVARPNALVEDIMSESIIYVNINDDQEEVARVVKKYDLLAIPVTDTNGRLRGIITFDDIMDVLEEEATEDIYKFAGTMEAEAELYEEDKISIRIFSSVKARLPWLIVTLFGGIMSATILSRYEDTLNSYAAVAFFMPLLTGMGGNVGTQSSTLTVRGLATGNVDAGKSLRTIFQEMSVGVCVGTICSLLVCAVAFFWMNNIRLGIVVGISMAANMITAATIGTVVPILFKKWGIDPAVASAPFISTALDITGITIYFTLTTLILLQA from the coding sequence ATGGAAGACAAGGAGCTGTTCGAGGAAAAGCTTGTCGAAATTGAAGCGCTCATAGACAGTGAGAAAATCGTAGACCTGAACGAGTACATTGAAGAAATGCACCCCGCTGACATAGCTGAAATGATGGTGGAACTCCCTGAAGAAAAAATGCACAAGGTTTTTCAGGTTATTTCATGGGAGCTTGCCGCAAAGGTACTTGACGAGCTCGATTCAGACATGTTTTCAAAGATACTTTCGCTGTTAACAAGTGAGCACAAAAAAAAGCTGCTGGAGCTTATGTCGCTTGACAACATGGTCGACATATTAGCTGAGCTTTCTGAGGAAAAAAGGTTGGAGCTCATAAACCTTCTGGATGCAGAGGATGCTGAAGACATAAGGGAACTGCTTGTATACGATGAAGATACAGCCGGCGGCATAATGACCACCGAATTTGTATCTCTCAGAAAAGACATAACTATATACAACGCCATAGAGCACCTGAGAGAGCATGCTCCCGATGCGGAGACCATATATTACGTGTATGTTGTAGACAAAAACAACAGGCTCTCAGGCGTAATATCGCTAAGAGAGCTCATAGTTGCAAGGCCGAATGCTCTGGTTGAGGATATAATGAGCGAAAGCATCATATATGTAAACATAAACGACGACCAGGAAGAGGTAGCAAGAGTAGTTAAAAAGTATGACCTGCTCGCAATACCTGTTACCGACACAAACGGCAGGCTTCGAGGCATAATAACATTTGACGACATAATGGACGTCCTAGAGGAAGAGGCAACAGAGGACATATACAAGTTCGCGGGAACAATGGAGGCCGAAGCGGAGCTATACGAAGAGGACAAAATCAGTATAAGGATATTCTCGTCGGTCAAGGCAAGGCTGCCATGGCTCATAGTGACACTCTTTGGAGGGATCATGTCGGCAACAATCCTCAGCCGCTACGAAGACACACTAAACAGCTATGCGGCAGTAGCGTTTTTCATGCCATTGCTTACAGGCATGGGAGGTAATGTGGGCACACAGTCATCAACACTGACTGTCAGGGGGCTTGCCACCGGCAATGTTGATGCCGGCAAAAGCCTAAGGACCATATTCCAGGAGATGAGCGTGGGAGTGTGCGTAGGGACGATATGCAGTCTCCTGGTGTGCGCTGTGGCTTTTTTCTGGATGAATAACATAAGACTGGGTATAGTGGTAGGCATTTCCATGGCGGCAAACATGATAACTGCTGCTACAATAGGAACTGTGGTGCCAATACTGTTTAAAAAGTGGGGAATAGACCCGGCTGTGGCATCTGCGCCATTCATATCAACAGCGCTCGACATTACAGGCATAACAATATATTTCACACTTACAACGCTTATTCTTTTGCAAGCGTAG
- a CDS encoding DUF4342 domain-containing protein, translated as MDNEITLEKIDRIVERTGASYEEARNALSSAEGDVIEAIIALEKKGSKGKFEDMNAKISEKSGEAIDKLKEVLEKGNVTRVILEKDGDVLLNLPVTIGALGLILAPIAAMIGVSAAVFAKYKIKIVKDDGEVVDLNDMTEEKICEMKEKMNLGKKSEECSEEEKAEEEKKEESEKDKE; from the coding sequence ATGGATAACGAAATAACTCTTGAAAAGATTGACAGGATTGTGGAAAGAACAGGGGCAAGCTACGAGGAGGCCAGAAATGCACTATCGAGTGCAGAGGGCGACGTTATAGAAGCCATAATAGCGCTTGAAAAGAAGGGCAGCAAGGGCAAGTTTGAGGATATGAACGCTAAAATAAGTGAAAAGAGCGGCGAGGCCATAGACAAGCTCAAGGAAGTTCTTGAAAAGGGGAATGTCACAAGAGTCATACTGGAAAAGGATGGAGATGTACTTTTGAATCTTCCGGTGACAATAGGCGCCCTGGGGCTAATATTGGCTCCAATAGCGGCAATGATAGGGGTTTCAGCAGCAGTATTTGCCAAGTACAAGATAAAGATAGTAAAAGACGACGGCGAAGTGGTCGACCTTAACGACATGACTGAAGAAAAAATATGTGAGATGAAGGAAAAAATGAACTTAGGCAAGAAGTCTGAAGAGTGCTCCGAAGAAGAAAAAGCCGAGGAAGAAAAAAAAGAAGAGTCTGAAAAAGACAAGGAATAG
- the ndk gene encoding nucleoside-diphosphate kinase, with translation MEKTLVLIKPDGVSRGLVGEIIRRYEAHMLHISEMQLVQPTAEMLCAHYIEHVDKDFFCELVEYMSSGPVIALVLCGESAISLVRKINGSTNFMSAELGSIRGDFASSITQNLVHASDSQSGFEREYDIWFKSL, from the coding sequence ATGGAAAAGACACTCGTTCTAATCAAACCCGACGGCGTGAGCCGCGGCCTTGTTGGTGAAATAATAAGGCGCTACGAAGCCCACATGCTCCATATCAGCGAAATGCAGCTTGTGCAGCCTACAGCCGAAATGCTGTGCGCTCACTACATAGAGCATGTTGATAAGGACTTCTTCTGCGAGCTTGTCGAATACATGAGCAGCGGCCCGGTGATTGCGCTTGTGCTCTGCGGCGAAAGCGCCATAAGCCTTGTCAGGAAGATAAACGGCTCCACAAACTTTATGAGCGCCGAGCTTGGAAGCATACGCGGCGACTTCGCCTCTTCAATCACCCAAAACCTCGTGCATGCCTCCGACTCCCAGTCGGGTTTCGAACGCGAGTACGATATCTGGTTTAAATCACTGTGA
- the era gene encoding GTPase Era, with protein sequence MSFKSGFVSVIGRPNVGKSTTINAVVGEKVAIISDKPQTTRNRIQAVYSDSESQVVFIDTPGMHKPKNKLGEFMMKAASQTLGEVDLVVLMVDSSLYTGAGDSMIIESLKAVKTPKVLVINKIDEISKEELIELVKRYDKVGIFDEIIPISALKHNNLKKLIDVIKRYMPQGPKYFPDDMVTDQPERVLISEIIREKILNYTEKEVPHGIAVDIEQIKSRAGKDLVDISAVIYCERDSHKGIIIGKNGRKLKGIGKAAREEIELLLGSKVNLQLWVKVKENWRDRDNAIRSLGFRQD encoded by the coding sequence GTGAGTTTTAAATCAGGATTTGTTAGTGTTATAGGAAGGCCCAATGTTGGGAAGTCTACTACAATAAACGCGGTGGTGGGGGAAAAGGTTGCTATAATAAGCGACAAGCCTCAGACGACAAGAAACAGGATACAAGCAGTTTATTCAGACAGCGAGAGCCAGGTTGTCTTTATAGACACCCCGGGAATGCACAAGCCAAAAAACAAGCTGGGTGAGTTCATGATGAAAGCTGCAAGCCAGACGCTAGGCGAGGTTGATCTGGTGGTGCTCATGGTTGACAGTTCGCTTTACACGGGCGCAGGGGATTCGATGATAATCGAAAGCCTCAAAGCTGTAAAGACTCCAAAGGTGCTTGTTATAAACAAGATTGATGAGATATCAAAAGAGGAGCTCATAGAGCTTGTGAAGCGTTATGACAAGGTTGGGATTTTCGACGAGATAATACCGATATCGGCGCTAAAGCACAACAACTTGAAGAAGCTCATAGATGTAATAAAAAGATATATGCCGCAGGGACCGAAATATTTCCCTGATGACATGGTTACGGACCAGCCTGAAAGAGTGCTTATATCAGAGATTATAAGGGAAAAAATACTCAACTACACTGAAAAGGAAGTGCCCCACGGGATAGCTGTCGACATAGAGCAGATAAAATCAAGGGCGGGAAAAGATCTTGTAGATATTTCTGCGGTCATATACTGCGAGAGGGACTCACACAAGGGCATAATAATAGGTAAAAACGGAAGAAAGCTAAAAGGCATAGGAAAGGCAGCAAGGGAAGAAATAGAATTGCTCCTTGGCTCAAAGGTCAATCTGCAGCTGTGGGTTAAGGTAAAGGAAAACTGGAGAGACAGGGACAATGCCATAAGAAGCCTGGGCTTTAGGCAGGACTAA